One window from the genome of Malus domestica chromosome 01, GDT2T_hap1 encodes:
- the LOC103446020 gene encoding uncharacterized protein → MAKPSIAMSFASEAKIADDIPGEDVIRVLKFLRGVGISDPVPDEFDAKKDTYSDIIRDLLKPLHISPGRVTCLVSVKPAVTNFYSGFHGGAIAAVAEAVSMACARTLVAKDKELFLGELSISYLSSATKNEEVIVDASVVRSGRNLCVIALEWKLKKTGRLVYTARATFYHTPVAKL, encoded by the exons atgGCGAAACCCTCCATTGCAATGAGCTTCGCTTCCGAAGCAAAAATTGCAGACGACATTCCTGGGGAAGATGTAATCAGAGTTCTGAAATTTCTCCGAGGAGTTGGAATCTCGGACCCTGTCCCAGATGAGTTCGATGCTAAAAAGGATACCTACTCCGACATCATTCGTGACCTCCTCAAGCCCCTTCACATCTCCCCAGGCCGTGTCACCTGCCTCGTATCTGTGAAGCCTGCTGTCACT AATTTCTATTCCGGATTTCATGGAGGAGCTATTGCTGCTGTTGCTGAGGCTGTGTCCATGGCTTGTGCAAGAACTCTCGTGGCTAAGGATAAGGAGCTTTTTCTGGGGGAACTAAGCATTTCTTACCTCTCTAGTGCAACAAAGAAT GAAGAGGTGATAGTTGACGCATCTGTTGTGCGGAGTGGAAGAAACCTCTGCGTGATAGCTCTTGAATGGAAACTCAAGAAAACTGGGCGTTTGGTTTACACTGCTCGTGCTACCTTCTACCACACGCCTGTTGCAAAATTATGA
- the LOC103431940 gene encoding uncharacterized protein isoform X2 → MGLVFRRDMNTKMAKPSGAFSSTAIISEDFPPQHLNQVVCFLHRVGISDPIPDRCNTKDYHSALIHGILKPLHIRKGRVTCLVSVKPAVANIRGGFHGGAIAAVAETVSIACARTVVAEDKEIFLGELSISYLSAAPKNAELIGEGSVVKSGRNLSVIAVDFKLKETQQLAYTARATFYHTPIAKL, encoded by the exons ATGGGTTTGGTCTTTCGACGCGACATGAACACAAAGATGGCAAAACcttccggtgctttctcttccACAGCAATAATTTCTGAGGACTTTCCTCCGCAACACTTGAACCAAGTTGTGTGTTTTCTTCATAGAGTCGGGATTTCTGACCCTATCCCGGATCGTTGCAATACAAAAGACTACCACTCCGCCTTGATTCACGGCATCCTCAAGCCTTTGCACATCCGAAAAGGCCGCGTCACCTGCCTTGTCTCCGTAAAACCTGCTGTTGCT AATATCCGCGGAGGATTTCACGGGGGAGCTATTGCTGCTGTAGCTGAGACAGTGTCGATAGCTTGTGCAAGAACGGTAGTGGCTGAGGATAAGGAGATTTTCCTAGGGGAACTGAGCATCTCCTACCTCTCTGCTGCACCAAAGAAT GCGGAGCTGATAGGTGAAGGATCTGTTGTGAAGAGTGGAAGAAATCTGAGCGTGATAGCAGTTGATTTCAAACTCAAGGAAACTCAACAGTTGGCTTACACTGCTCGTGCTACCTTCTATCACACGCCGATTGCAAAATTATGA
- the LOC103431940 gene encoding uncharacterized protein isoform X1, translating to MGLVFRRDMNTKMAKPSGAFSSTAIISEDFPPQHLNQVVCFLHRVGISDPIPDRCNTKDYHSALIHGILKPLHIRKGRVTCLVSVKPAVAVIFRCLFSPFFVSTFAFHFVMNVQNIRGGFHGGAIAAVAETVSIACARTVVAEDKEIFLGELSISYLSAAPKNAELIGEGSVVKSGRNLSVIAVDFKLKETQQLAYTARATFYHTPIAKL from the exons ATGGGTTTGGTCTTTCGACGCGACATGAACACAAAGATGGCAAAACcttccggtgctttctcttccACAGCAATAATTTCTGAGGACTTTCCTCCGCAACACTTGAACCAAGTTGTGTGTTTTCTTCATAGAGTCGGGATTTCTGACCCTATCCCGGATCGTTGCAATACAAAAGACTACCACTCCGCCTTGATTCACGGCATCCTCAAGCCTTTGCACATCCGAAAAGGCCGCGTCACCTGCCTTGTCTCCGTAAAACCTGCTGTTGCTGTAATATTTCGCTGCTTATTCTCTCCCTTCTTCGTTTCAACTTTTGCTTTTCATTTTGTCATGAATGTGCAGAATATCCGCGGAGGATTTCACGGGGGAGCTATTGCTGCTGTAGCTGAGACAGTGTCGATAGCTTGTGCAAGAACGGTAGTGGCTGAGGATAAGGAGATTTTCCTAGGGGAACTGAGCATCTCCTACCTCTCTGCTGCACCAAAGAAT GCGGAGCTGATAGGTGAAGGATCTGTTGTGAAGAGTGGAAGAAATCTGAGCGTGATAGCAGTTGATTTCAAACTCAAGGAAACTCAACAGTTGGCTTACACTGCTCGTGCTACCTTCTATCACACGCCGATTGCAAAATTATGA
- the LOC103403583 gene encoding cell division protein FtsY homolog, chloroplastic: MASPLPSSLPHRLLLLSKTSPPQHHCLLLAPSRPDHSRFKCRAGETGFFTRLGRLIKEKAKSDVDKLFSGFSKTRDNLAVVDELLLYWNLADTDRVLDELEEALLVSDFGPKITIKIVESLREDIAAGKLKSGSEIKDALKKSVLDLLTIKGKTELQLGYRKPAVVMIVGVNGGGKTTSLGKLAYRLKNGGAKVLMAAGDTFRAAAGDQLEIWAERTGCEIVVAEKEKAKAASVISQAVKTGKEQGYDVVLCDTSGRLHTNYSLMEELIACKKAVTKVMPGAPNEILLVLDGTTGLNMLPQAREFNEIVGITGLILTKLDGSARGGCVVSVVNELGIPVKFVGVGEGVEDLQPFDAEAFVNAIFS; encoded by the exons ATGGCGTCGCCCTTGCCTTCCTCTCTCCCTCATCGTCTCTTACTCCTCTCCAAAACTTCACCGCCTCAGCACCACTGCCTCCTGCTAGCCCCTTCCCGACCCGACCATTCCCGGTTCAAATGCCGGGCTGGGGAGACCGGGTTCTTCACCCGGCTCGGAAGGCTTATCAAGGAGAAGGCCAAGAGCGACGTGGATAAGCTCTTCTCGGGATTCTCAAAGACTCGCGATAATCTCGCCGTCGTCGACGAGCTCTTGCTCTACTGGAACCTCGCCGACACTGATCGAGTCCTCGACGAACTCGAAGAG GCACTGCTGGTATCCGATTTCGGGCCGAAAATTACAATTAAGATTGTGGAGAGCCTGAGGGAGGATATAGCTGCTGGGAAGCTTAAATCTGGGAGCGAAATTAAG GATGCGTTGAAGAAAAGTGTGCTGGACTTGTTAACTATTAAAGGGAAAACTGAACTTCAACTCGGATACAG GAAGCCGGCTGTGGTTATGATTGTTGGCGTTAATGGAGGTGGGAAGACAACATCTCTTG GAAAGCTGGCTTATAGATTGAAGAATGGAGGGGCAAAG GTATTAATGGCAGCAGGGGATACCTTTCGAGCAGCTGCCGGTGACCAACTGGAGATATGGGCCGAGAGGACTGGGTGTGAGATTGTTGTGGCTGAAAAAGAGAAGGCCAAAGCAGCATCAG TTATTTCTCAGGCTGTGAAGACAGGGAAAGAACAAGGTTATGATGTTGTCTTATGTGACACCTCAGGAC GTCTGCACACTAATTACAGCTTGATGGAAGAGTTGATTGCATGTAAGAAAGCTGTGACAAAAGTCATGCCTGGTGCTCCTAAT GAGATCCTACTAGTTCTGGATGGGACCACGGGTTTAAACATGCTTCCACAAGCAAGAGAATTCAACGAA ATTGTTGGTATAACTGGTTTGATTTTGACAAAACTTGACGGTTCTGCTAGAGGAGGCTGTGTG GTCAGCGTGGTGAATGAGCTCGGCATCCCTGTAAAGTTTGTGGGTGTTGGTGAAGGCGTAGAAGACCTCCAACCGTTTGATGCAGAGGCCTTTGTCAATGCCATATTTTCATAG